One Cystobacter fuscus DSM 2262 genomic window carries:
- a CDS encoding prenyltransferase, whose protein sequence is MSPGLARLGAWLQASRLPSQSYIALPLLLGQFIAVHATGGALRVGTLVAVQLFGVLDQLFIVYANDWADQETDRRNRTATVFSGGSRVLVEGRLSPRALGRAAIACAVALVGVSVGLAVVHRAPLLGVLAVAAVALLWAYSYPPLRLSYRGGGELLQMLGVAGVLPLYGYLAQGGALADFPWALMVMLWPTHLACSIATALPDEPSDRHSGKHTLPVRVGGERAAWVIVALNGLTWALAPRGLASVGLEVGAALWVPVAATLAVVGVRPAPPGSWRIQVRVAAAITATLAMVAWPLLGLAWP, encoded by the coding sequence GTGAGCCCGGGCCTCGCGCGCCTTGGGGCCTGGCTCCAGGCGTCGCGGCTGCCCTCCCAGTCATACATCGCGCTTCCGCTGCTGCTCGGGCAGTTCATCGCGGTGCACGCGACGGGCGGCGCGTTGCGGGTGGGGACGCTCGTCGCGGTACAGCTCTTCGGGGTGTTGGATCAGCTCTTCATCGTCTACGCCAATGACTGGGCGGACCAGGAGACGGATCGCCGCAACCGCACGGCGACGGTGTTCTCGGGGGGCTCGCGGGTGCTGGTCGAGGGCCGGCTCTCCCCGAGGGCGTTGGGGAGGGCGGCGATCGCCTGCGCGGTGGCGCTCGTCGGCGTGTCGGTGGGGCTGGCGGTGGTGCACCGCGCGCCGCTGCTCGGGGTCCTGGCGGTGGCGGCGGTGGCGCTGCTGTGGGCTTACAGCTATCCGCCGTTGCGGCTGTCCTACCGGGGCGGCGGCGAGCTGTTGCAGATGCTGGGCGTGGCCGGGGTGTTGCCGCTGTATGGGTACCTCGCGCAGGGCGGAGCGCTCGCGGACTTCCCCTGGGCGCTCATGGTGATGCTGTGGCCCACCCACCTCGCGTGCTCCATCGCCACCGCGCTCCCGGACGAGCCCTCGGATCGGCACAGTGGCAAGCACACGCTGCCGGTCCGCGTGGGCGGTGAGCGGGCCGCCTGGGTCATCGTGGCGCTCAATGGGCTTACCTGGGCCCTGGCGCCGCGCGGGCTGGCGTCGGTGGGGCTGGAGGTGGGGGCGGCCTTGTGGGTGCCCGTGGCCGCGACGCTCGCGGTGGTGGGCGTGCGTCCCGCGCCTCCGGGCTCGTGGCGGATCCAGGTCCGGGTGGCCGCCGCGATCACCGCGACCCTGGCCATGGTGGCGTGGCCGCTGCTCGGGCTGGCGTGGCCATGA